The nucleotide sequence GCGCTGGGTGAGGCGTTGACGGTGAGCAGCGGGTCATGGCAGGTCGCCTCGGCCAGGTCGAGCAGCCGCGACTTGCCGCATCGTTTCTCCGGGGCACGGATCACCAGGCGGGGCGCGTGGGCCCACACGGGTACGGCGTGGGTGGCGGCGATCCAGAGAACGACCCCGGTCATGGCGTGAGCATCGGGGAGGATGACGTACTTCCCGATCGCATCGCGAACCTCGTTGAGCAGCAGCTCTCCCGCGTTGGGCGCGAAGTCGGCCGGGGTGAGCCTTTCCTCACCCGGGCTGACCGTGACGTTCTCGGCGGTGGTGGTGTCGTCGGCCATGGGTTGTTCCTCCGGGTTGGGTTCCGAGCGGCAGCACATCGTTCGGGTCGTTGGCTGATCCCGCGACGGCCAGGTGATCGCGGCGGCTGATCTTGCTCATCAGTGGGCCTCCTTGGCGCTCGTGTTGTGGGTTGAGGTGGGGTGAGCCGTACCAGCCGTACCAGCCGTACCAACGGCGTGTTTCGGCTGGTCAGGTGCGGATTTTGGGTGGTACGGCTTTGGTACGGCTGGTACGGCTTGGGATTTCTGGTACGGCTTTGGTACGGCTCGATTTCCCAAGCCGTACCACTCGGAATCGTGGCCTGACCTCGGAAAACAGGGTCTTGGTACGGCTGGTACGGCTGGTACGGCTTGGGGCCCTCGACGTGTCGCCGGTCGGGTGGGGTGGGTGGTCATCGACGGGCCTCCGGGTCGCAGGTCGGGTGTGTGCGGGTGCCGTCGTCGATCGCGAGAGGTTGGCGGCAGATGAGGCAGGTTGGGGCGGGTGCGCAGTAGCGGGCCCAGGCGTCGGCGAACGCGGCACGCTGGTAGCCCTTGGCTTGTCCGGTGTCGAACCGGATCGTGTCGGATCGGATGTCGAAGTCGCGCAGCAGGAAACCGAGTTTCATCGCGGTCAGACCTTGCAGCGGGTTGGAGTAGGTCGCCCACGGTGCCTCGGGGTCGTCCTTGAGCCGGTCGAGCAGGACCGAGGTGGGCAGCGCTTCGGCGTCACCGAACGCGGTACGGCAGTCGGTCAGCAGTCGGGTTTGCAGGGTGGTCTGTGCGTTGGCGTCGCGGGTCTCGGTGAGGGTGACGCAGGCTTCGCGGCCGATCTCGGGCCAGTCGCCTCCGGCAAGGTCGGCGATCGCGAGCAGAGGTTCCCAGGTGTCGGCGGCGCGGTCCTCGACCGGCATGTCCGGGGTGGCGGTGCCGAGGTGGTCATGATGCGCGACCACCCACTGGTTCAGCCGCTTTCGGAGGTTGTCCAGCGCTGGACCATCACGGCGAGTCCGGTACGGCGCGACGGACTCACCAGGCGCGCGACGACGCATCCGGATAACGACGGCGCGGTCCTCGATGGTGTCCGGCATCGCACCGATCCCAGCGAGGGCGGCCATGGCGAATGTCTGGATGCGCTCGACGCTCGAGTTAGCGGCGTTGTAGCGCAGCGCGGGCCGGTTGCGCTGGTGTCCGGCGTTGAGCAGGCCGCGTAGGTCTTCGTTCTCGCCTGCCTTGGGTCCGAAGATGGTGTCGGCCTCGTCGAGCAGGATCGTGGGCGGGTTCTTCGTCTTCATCCCGATGGAGCGGTAAACGGCGCTGGGTGAGGCGTTGACGGTGAGCAGCGGGTCATGGCAGGTCGCCTCGGCCAGGTCGAGCAGCCGCGACTTGCCGCATCGTTTCTCCGGGGCACGGATCACCAGGCGGGGCGCGTGGGCCCACACGGGTACGGCGTGGGTGGCGGCGATCCAGAGAACGACCCCGGTCATGGCGTGAGCATCGGGGAGGATGACGTACTTCCCGATCGCATCGCGAACCTCGTTGAGCAGCAGCTCTCCCGCGTTGGGCGCGAAGTCGGCCGGGGTGAGCCTTTCCTCACCCGGGCTGACCGTGACGTTCTCGGCGGTGGTGGTGTCGTCGGCCATGGGTTGTTCCTCCGGGTTGGGTTCCGAGCGGCAGCACATCGTTCGGGTCGTTGGCTGATCCCGCGACGGCCAGGTGATCGCGGCGGCTGATCTTGCTCATCAGTGGGCCTCCTTGGCGCTCGTGTTGTGGGTTGAGGTGGGGTGAGCCGTACCAGCCGTACCAGCCGTACCAACGGCGTGTTTCGGCTGGTCAGGTGCGGATTTTGGGTGGTACGGCTTTGGTACGGCTGGTACGGCTTGGGATTTCTGGTACGGCTTTGGTACGGCTCGATTTCCCAAGCCGTACCACTCGGAATCGTGGCCTGACCTCGGAAAACAGGGTCTTGGTACGGCTGGTACGGCTGGTACGGCTTGGGGCCCTCGACGTGTCGCCGGTCGGGTGGGGTGGGTGGTCATCGACGGGCCTCCGGGTCGCAGGTCGGGTGTGTGCGGGTGCCGTCGTCGATCGCGAGAGGTTGGCGGCAGATGAGGCAGGTTGGGGCGGGTGCGCAGTAGCGGGCCCAGGCGTCGGCGAACGCGGCACGCTGGTAGCCCTTGGCTTGTCCGGTGTCGAACCGGATCGTGTCGGATCGGATGTCGAAGTCGCGCAGCAGGAAACCGAGTTTCATCGCGGTCAGACCTTGCAGCGGGTTGGAGTAGGTCGCCCACGGTGCCTCGGGGTCGTCCTTGAGCCGGTCGAGCAGGACCGAGGTGGGCAGCGCTTCGGCGTCACCGAACGCGGTACGGCAGTCGGTCAGCAGTCGGGTTTGCAGGGTGGTCTGTGCGTTGGCGTCGCGGGTCTCGGTGAGGGTGACGCAGGCTTCGCGGCCGATCTCGGGCCAGTCGCCTCCGGCAAGGTCGGCGATCGCGAGCAGAGGTTCCCAGGTGTCGGCGGCGCGGTCCTCGACCGGCATGTCCGGGGTGGCGGT is from Nocardioides panzhihuensis and encodes:
- a CDS encoding DUF3631 domain-containing protein, with translation MADDTTTAENVTVSPGEERLTPADFAPNAGELLLNEVRDAIGKYVILPDAHAMTGVVLWIAATHAVPVWAHAPRLVIRAPEKRCGKSRLLDLAEATCHDPLLTVNASPSAVYRSIGMKTKNPPTILLDEADTIFGPKAGENEDLRGLLNAGHQRNRPALRYNAANSSVERIQTFAMAALAGIGAMPDTIEDRAVVIRMRRRAPGESVAPYRTRRDGPALDNLRKRLNQWVVAHHDHLGTATPDMPVEDRAADTWEPLLAIADLAGGDWPEIGREACVTLTETRDANAQTTLQTRLLTDCRTAFGDAEALPTSVLLDRLKDDPEAPWATYSNPLQGLTAMKLGFLLRDFDIRSDTIRFDTGQAKGYQRAAFADAWARYCAPAPTCLICRQPLAIDDGTRTHPTCDPEARR